Proteins encoded by one window of Ferroacidibacillus organovorans:
- a CDS encoding spermidine synthase, with the protein MVRQRDGATALIYNERGGVQSVSRPGNALNRSDYYDDYLLIPFLTATPRRVAVLGSAGGTIPHLLSVYDKMYFPAMNVTGVKIDPSVIPLGYRYFGLKPTDATVVNEDARMFIRQPGKQFDIVIVDAYINEIYIPPHMITKEFFQEIRYRLTPDGVVALNLNVTNPKSPMLKAFEKTLTTVYPDVYRVKARGDFNYLLIGAQHPLTTRAFRRISAASPLESIADEWPSSLQPLTNAVVDGSMLLTDNHASVEMLTDSMVFAYDRN; encoded by the coding sequence GTGGTACGTCAGAGAGACGGTGCCACCGCACTGATTTATAATGAGAGGGGCGGCGTACAGTCTGTTAGCCGACCTGGGAATGCATTGAACAGGAGTGACTACTACGACGATTACCTGTTGATTCCCTTTTTAACGGCTACCCCTCGGCGCGTTGCAGTCCTTGGCTCCGCAGGCGGCACCATTCCACATCTACTCTCGGTGTACGACAAGATGTATTTCCCAGCAATGAACGTCACGGGTGTGAAGATTGATCCGTCCGTGATCCCGCTTGGTTATCGATACTTCGGGCTAAAGCCGACTGATGCTACGGTTGTCAATGAAGATGCCCGCATGTTTATTCGGCAGCCTGGGAAACAGTTCGACATCGTCATCGTCGACGCGTACATCAATGAGATTTACATTCCGCCACACATGATCACGAAGGAGTTTTTTCAGGAGATTCGGTATCGGTTGACACCAGACGGCGTCGTTGCGCTCAATTTGAACGTGACGAATCCCAAGTCGCCGATGCTGAAAGCGTTTGAAAAAACCCTGACTACGGTGTATCCAGACGTTTACCGCGTCAAGGCGCGAGGTGATTTCAACTACTTACTGATTGGTGCGCAGCACCCGCTGACGACCCGCGCATTCAGAAGGATTTCTGCGGCAAGTCCTTTGGAATCGATTGCTGACGAGTGGCCGTCATCTTTACAACCGTTAACGAACGCGGTTGTAGATGGAAGCATGCTGCTCACAGACAACCATGCATCGGTCGAAATGCTGACCGATTCGATGGTTTTTGCCTACGATAGGAACTAA
- a CDS encoding fused MFS/spermidine synthase: protein MSPKYNATNGDFGVGFYYVYVLCTGASVMALELDASRFLAPYFGTSMIVWANIIGMILLALSVGYFIGGRIADKYPNRSLLMHLSLAAGLWMASLPLWGHLIFRNLSSGIMNTPVSTIVLS, encoded by the coding sequence ATGTCCCCCAAATACAATGCCACAAACGGCGACTTCGGTGTCGGTTTCTACTATGTCTATGTCCTCTGTACTGGCGCATCTGTGATGGCTTTGGAGTTGGATGCTTCACGGTTTCTCGCACCATACTTTGGCACATCGATGATCGTCTGGGCAAACATTATTGGCATGATTCTGTTGGCGCTGTCCGTCGGATACTTTATTGGGGGCCGGATTGCGGACAAGTATCCCAATCGAAGCCTCCTCATGCATTTGTCACTCGCAGCCGGGTTGTGGATGGCTTCTCTACCACTCTGGGGGCACCTCATTTTTCGCAACCTCTCATCCGGCATCATGAACACACCCGTTTCGACCATTGTGCTGTCCTAG
- a CDS encoding tyrosine-type recombinase/integrase — protein MRISVASNKFLTLRAQEGYSSHTIRAYRLQHNLLIRDIGDVEIDTVTLGRLREHLHQHVHLKPSSIGHKIRAIKSLFKWLVEEELLLRNPTLRLKEPKQGKRVPKALTIDELELLRDSCTSSLEHAMVGFFFATGCRVGEINRLDRTAIDWQRGCVNVFGKGNKEREVYFGSEARIWLQRYLDSRNIRNFSVQRSSLNA, from the coding sequence ATGCGTATATCCGTTGCATCGAACAAGTTTCTGACCCTCCGCGCACAGGAGGGGTATTCCTCCCATACGATTCGGGCCTATCGGCTGCAGCATAACCTATTGATTCGAGACATCGGGGACGTCGAAATTGACACGGTCACGTTGGGACGATTACGTGAGCACTTGCATCAGCACGTGCACCTGAAACCAAGCAGTATCGGTCACAAGATCCGTGCTATCAAGAGCTTGTTCAAGTGGCTGGTGGAGGAGGAACTTCTGCTACGCAATCCCACATTGAGGTTAAAGGAGCCCAAGCAAGGAAAGCGCGTGCCAAAGGCGTTAACGATTGATGAGCTGGAGTTGCTGCGGGACTCATGCACGAGTTCATTGGAACATGCTATGGTGGGATTTTTCTTTGCCACAGGCTGTCGAGTAGGAGAAATCAACAGACTCGACCGTACTGCAATTGACTGGCAGCGCGGTTGCGTGAACGTGTTCGGTAAGGGCAACAAAGAGCGGGAGGTGTACTTTGGGTCCGAGGCCCGCATTTGGTTGCAACGTTACTTGGATAGTCGCAATATCAGAAATTTCTCGGTTCAAAGGTCATCCTTGAATGCATGA
- a CDS encoding prepilin peptidase: protein MISAFMWHALFGIQTSDHHGWTIHPQAIWIALLVFSAVAAWFDVRVRRIPNLWNLCGVCAFLALQAECGAGISAGISMFITGALLLIPTLCGIWGQGDWKMAMVYGAALGVLPTLVVWWLAMLLAKGSSVLVRKLDIKRVNNSAKLGLPLAAFVLVATIMVYAGMYLLR, encoded by the coding sequence TTGATTTCCGCGTTTATGTGGCACGCATTGTTCGGTATTCAAACCAGTGATCATCATGGGTGGACGATCCATCCTCAGGCGATATGGATTGCTTTGCTCGTCTTCTCAGCAGTCGCGGCATGGTTTGACGTAAGGGTGCGCCGGATTCCGAACCTGTGGAACCTTTGTGGGGTCTGTGCCTTTTTGGCACTGCAAGCCGAATGTGGGGCAGGAATCAGCGCGGGCATCTCTATGTTCATCACCGGAGCATTACTGTTGATTCCGACCCTGTGCGGAATATGGGGGCAGGGAGACTGGAAAATGGCGATGGTCTATGGGGCGGCACTTGGCGTGCTGCCCACGCTTGTCGTTTGGTGGCTGGCCATGTTACTGGCCAAGGGGAGTAGCGTTCTGGTGAGAAAGTTGGACATTAAACGGGTCAATAATAGCGCAAAGTTGGGTCTGCCGTTGGCCGCCTTTGTGTTGGTAGCAACTATTATGGTCTATGCGGGAATGTACCTGCTTCGATAA